The Glycine soja cultivar W05 chromosome 8, ASM419377v2, whole genome shotgun sequence genome has a window encoding:
- the LOC114424453 gene encoding uncharacterized protein LOC114424453 isoform X1 codes for MKRRNTDQMMKITVLSTLLLGCLLVMTVQGDSSAGVVPAVTVVEEGNKNKLGVSSQKEPFVRSGAGHVRKLGLGGKKFGTNEVTSVDSKNGKGAYGGETSKISGKDDDGLKKSSGSRDQKNDDQKLMMMGPKEYLKSTKFFVVPRRIPTSTYPKSCSQDCIIAVPVKSSLGSSSSSHEHQISEETPQKDETQRFADAAKEIANMMNKDYHGRPSHRPPINNNEPRN; via the exons atgaaaagaagAAACACTGATCAGATGATGAAGATCACGGTGCTCTCAACCCTTTTACTAGGATGTCTCTTGGTCATGACTGTCCAAGGAGATTCATCAGCAGGAGTTGTTCCAG CGGTAACTGTAGTTGAGGAAGGGAATAAAAACAAGCTTGGAGTGTCATCTCAAAAG GAACCATTTGTGAGAAGTGGAGCTGGTCACGTGAGGAAGCTGGGGCTTGGTGGAAAGAAATTTGGCACAAATGAGGTGACAAGTGTGGACTCTAAGAATGGAAAAGGAGCATATGGAGGAGAGACTTCAAAGATTTCAG GTAAGGATGATGATGGTTTGAAGAAGTCTTCTGGATCACGAGACCAAAAGAATGATGATCAG AAGCTTATGATGATGGGACCAAAGGAATATTTGAAATCCACCAAGTTCTTCGTAGTTCCAAGAAGAATTCCCACCAGCACGTACCCGAAGTCATGTTCACAAGACTGCATTATTGCTGTGCCAGTTAAATCCAGCTTAGGGAGTTCCTCATCAAGTCATGAACATCAAATTTCTGAAGAAACACCTCAGAAAGATGAGACACAAAGATTTGCTGACGCTGCAAAAGAGATTGCAAACATGATGAATAAGGATTATCATGGAAGACCGAGTCACAGGCCACCAATCAATAACAATGAGCCTAGAAATTGA
- the LOC114422763 gene encoding phosphatidylinositol 4-kinase gamma 7-like, translated as MYPDLDTCLHDEMAVATFKGPPSECCGNGKMERKPSGRRRVFVQTETGCVLGMELDRRDNAHTVKRKLQVAFNVPTEASSLICGDMVLKNDLSVVRNDSPLLLTRTFLHRSSSTPCLSPTGRDLLQRDQSGPIEVIGCSDMFSGTKQLVKDIMKAIKVGIEPIPIQSGLGGAYYFRNSNGENVAIVKPTDEEPYAPNNPKGFVGKALGQPGLKRSVRVGETGFREVAAYLLDHDHFANVPFTALVKVTHSIFNVNDRVNGSMHHNKKQISKIASLQQFIPHDFDASDHGTSSFPVAAVHRIGILDVRILNTDRHAGNLLVRKLEGFGRFDQVELFPIDHGLCLPETLEDPYFEWIYWPQASIPFSDDELDYIYHLDPFRDSEMLRMELPMIREACLRVLVLCTIFLKEAAAFGLCLAEIGDMMSREFQGLHEEPSELELICIEAKKLLDQEELFSYEAEAEDKDVIQFQLDCEDRDLDFTTNIEEKLTVMPPFQVGATNGIIRNTLSRLEESVMEDEAESEGELPFGGDEYNGPVGNGVPNVSRLSVSVKNTRTGEKSRQQMGVKQKSGFLAGTSSGNTTVNELPASSCFVNLTDMDEERWNQFLENFQRLVIPAFVNCKRGNVSKKQRQRLGTSCQF; from the coding sequence ATGTATCCTGATTTGGACACCTGTTTACATGATGAGATGGCGGTTGCAACCTTTAAAGGACCTCCTAGTGAGTGTTGTGGGAATGGGAAAATGGAAAGAAAGCCTTCTGGGAGGAGACGTGTGTTTGTTCAGACTGAAACTGGGTGTGTTTTGGGAATGGAATTAGATAGAAGGGACAATGCCCATACTGTGAAAAGGAAATTGCAGGTTGCCTTCAATGTCCCAACTGAGGCAAGCTCACTTATATGTGGGGACATGGTCTTGAAGAATGACCTAAGTGTGGTTAGAAATGATTCTCCACTTCTACTCACTAGGACCTTTTTACATAGGAGTTCATCTACCCCTTGCCTTTCACCTACTGGCAGGGATCTTCTGCAGAGGGATCAGAGTGGACCAATTGAGGTTATAGGTTGCTCAGATATGTTTTCAGGAACCAAACAGCTGGTTAAGGATATTATGAAGGCAATAAAAGTTGGCATTGAACCTATCCCCATTCAGAGTGGATTAGGAGGTGCATATTATTTTAGGAACAGCAATGGTGAAAATGTTGCTATTGTGAAACCAACTGATGAGGAGCCTTATGCACCAAACAATCCTAAAGGTTTTGTTGGCAAAGCTCTTGGACAACCAGGACTGAAACGTTCAGTGAGGGTTGGGGAGACAGGTTTCAGAGAAGTTGCAGCCTACCTTCTTGACCATGATCATTTTGCCAATGTACCCTTTACTGCCCTTGTAAAGGTCACACattctatttttaatgttaatGACAGGGTCAATGGTAGTATGCATCATAACAAAAAGCAAATAAGCAAGATTGCATCTCTGCAGCAGTTTATTCCTCATGATTTTGATGCAAGTGATCATGGAACTTCTAGTTTCCCTGTTGCTGCTGTTCATAGGATTGGGATTTTGGATGTACGAATTTTAAACACAGACAGACATGCAGGAAATCTTCTGGTCAGAAAGCTTGAAGGGTTTGGAAGGTTTGATCAAGTGGAGCTTTTTCCCATTGATCATGGTCTTTGTCTCCCTGAAACTTTGGAAGATCCTTATTTTGAATGGATCTATTGGCCTCAGGCATCAATTCCTTTCTCAGATGATGAGCTCGACTATATATATCACCTAGACCCATTTCGTGATTCAGAAATGCTTAGAATGGAGCTTCCCATGATTCGAGAAGCATGCTTGCGGGTTTTGGTTCTCTGTACTATCTTCCTCAAGGAAGCAGCAGCTTTTGGTCTTTGTCTAGCAGAGATTGGTGACATGATGAGTAGGGAATTTCAGGGTCTCCATGAAGAGCCAAGTGAGCTTGAGCTTATCTGTATTGAAGCAAAGAAACTTTTAGATCAGGAAGAATTATTTTCTTATGAAGCAGAAGCAGAAGACAAAGATGTGATTCAGTTTCAGCTAGATTGTGAGGATCGGGATTTGGATTTCACTACAAACATAGAAGAGAAACTGACTGTAATGCCACCATTTCAAGTTGGAGCTACAAATGGAATCATTAGAAACACACTTTCTAGACTAGAGGAAAGTGTGATGGAGGACGAGGCTGAGAGTGAAGGGGAGTTGCCCTTTGGTGGTGACGAATACAATGGTCCTGTGGGAAATGGTGTGCCTAATGTTTCAAGGCTTTCTGTGTCTGTGAAAAACACGAGAACTGGTGAGAAAAGTAGGCAGCAGATGGGTGTAAAGCAAAAGAGTGGCTTTTTGGCTGGGACATCATCTGGAAACACAACTGTGAATGAGTTACCTGCAAGCTCATGTTTCGTGAACCTAACAGATATGGATGAAGAGAGGTGGAATCAGTTTCTTGAGAATTTCCAGAGGTTGGTGATCCCAGCTTTTGTTAATTGCAAACGAGGAAATGTGAGCAAGAAGCAGAGACAGAGACTTGGAACTTCATGCCAGTTTTAG
- the LOC114424453 gene encoding uncharacterized protein LOC114424453 isoform X2, with protein sequence MKRRNTDQMMKITVLSTLLLGCLLVMTVQGDSSAGVVPVEEGNKNKLGVSSQKEPFVRSGAGHVRKLGLGGKKFGTNEVTSVDSKNGKGAYGGETSKISGKDDDGLKKSSGSRDQKNDDQKLMMMGPKEYLKSTKFFVVPRRIPTSTYPKSCSQDCIIAVPVKSSLGSSSSSHEHQISEETPQKDETQRFADAAKEIANMMNKDYHGRPSHRPPINNNEPRN encoded by the exons atgaaaagaagAAACACTGATCAGATGATGAAGATCACGGTGCTCTCAACCCTTTTACTAGGATGTCTCTTGGTCATGACTGTCCAAGGAGATTCATCAGCAGGAGTTGTTCCAG TTGAGGAAGGGAATAAAAACAAGCTTGGAGTGTCATCTCAAAAG GAACCATTTGTGAGAAGTGGAGCTGGTCACGTGAGGAAGCTGGGGCTTGGTGGAAAGAAATTTGGCACAAATGAGGTGACAAGTGTGGACTCTAAGAATGGAAAAGGAGCATATGGAGGAGAGACTTCAAAGATTTCAG GTAAGGATGATGATGGTTTGAAGAAGTCTTCTGGATCACGAGACCAAAAGAATGATGATCAG AAGCTTATGATGATGGGACCAAAGGAATATTTGAAATCCACCAAGTTCTTCGTAGTTCCAAGAAGAATTCCCACCAGCACGTACCCGAAGTCATGTTCACAAGACTGCATTATTGCTGTGCCAGTTAAATCCAGCTTAGGGAGTTCCTCATCAAGTCATGAACATCAAATTTCTGAAGAAACACCTCAGAAAGATGAGACACAAAGATTTGCTGACGCTGCAAAAGAGATTGCAAACATGATGAATAAGGATTATCATGGAAGACCGAGTCACAGGCCACCAATCAATAACAATGAGCCTAGAAATTGA
- the LOC114422764 gene encoding calcium/calmodulin-regulated receptor-like kinase 2 has protein sequence MVDQADLVIVCVSVGVALGVLIACLIYFGIRWYKKRAHRLSRSANEPSLTTIPIRTNGLETSIDFSASLTSSIATSRSPNPHNPHKSSHSTWWSHQNKDGFASVSGILKYSYKEIQKATQNFTNTLGEGSFGTVYKAMMPTGEVVAVKMLGPNSKQGEKEFQTEVLLLGRLHHRNLVNLLGYCIDKGQFMLVYEFMSNGSLENLLYGEEKELSWDERLQIAGDISHGIEYLHEGAVPPVVHRDLKSANILLDHSMRAKVSDFGFSKEEVFDGRNSGLKGTYGYMDPAYISSSKFTVKSDIYSFGIIIFELITAIHPHQNLMEYIHLAAMDYDGVDGILDKQLVGKCNLEEVRQLAKIAHKCLHKSPRKRPSIGEVSLGILRIKQKRLMKEDSMSFASSNFSRSVSQIEEQQVELTKITTINHREMG, from the exons ATGGTTGATCAAGCTGATTTAGTTATCGTTTGTGTCTCTGTTGGGGTGGCCCTTGGAGTTTTGATTGCTTGCCTCATATATTTTGGCATAAGGTGGTACAAGAAGCGAGCTCATCGTCTTAGCCGATCTGCGAACGAGCCTAGCTTAACAACTATCCCTATACGAACAAATGGATTAGAAACTAGCATTGACTTCAGTGCTTCTCTCACCAGTTCCATAGCCACTTCAAGGTCACCAAATCCTCACAATCCTCACAAAAGCTCACATTCAACTTGGTGGAGTCATCAGAATAAAGATGGGTTTGCTTCGGTATCAGGCATTCTGAAGTACTCATACAA agaaattcaaaaggccACACAAAACTTCACAAATACATTGGGAGAAGGATCATTTGGCACAGTTTATAAAGCAATGATGCCTACAGGAGAGGTGGTAGCTGTGAAGATGCTTGGACCCAATTCTAAACAAGGGGAGAAAGAATTTCAAACAGAG GTGCTTCTGCTAGGAAGACTGCATCATCGGAATCTTGTAAATTTGTTAGGATACTGCATAGATAAAGGACAGTTTATGCTGGTTTATGAGTTCATGAGTAATGGAAGTTTAGAAAACCTTTTATATG GTGAAGAAAAGGAATTGAGTTGGGATGAAAGGCTGCAAATTGCTGGTGATATTTCACACGGAATAGAATACCTTCATGAAGGG GCAGTCCCACCCGTCGTACATCGTGATTTGAAATCCGCGAATATATTACTTGATCACTCAATGAGAGCTAAG GTTTCTGATTTTGGGTTCTCAAAGGAAGAGGTCTTTGATGGTCGTAATTCTGGCCTTAAAGGTACATATGGCTACATGGACCCAGCATACATTTCCTCAAGCAAGTTCACAGTGAAGAGTGACATTTACAGTTTTGGTATAATAATTTTCGAACTCATCACTGCCATCCACCCACATCAAAATTTGATGGAATATATCCACCTT GCTGCAATGGATTATGATGGTGTAGATGGAATTCTTGACAAACAACTTGTGGGAAAATGCAATCTTGAAGAAGTGAGGCAGCTTGCTAAAATTGCACACAAATGTTTACACAAATCACCTAGGAAACGCCCCTCCATTGGTGAGGTTTCGCTGGGTATATTGAGGATTAAGCAAAAGCGCCTCATGAAAGAAGACTCCATGTCATTTGCAAGCAGTAACTTCTCCCGAAGTGTGAGTCAAATAGAGGAGCAACAGGTTGAATTAACTAAAATAACCACCATAAACCACAGGGAAATGGGGTGA